The segment GGTCAGCCCGGAGAGCATGACGAGAAGGAGTGTGATGAGGGCGACGACGCTTCCCATGAGGGCGAAGCGGCCCTTGGCGAAGCGGATGTCGCGCACGGCGAGAAACATGGAATTCCTTTGGTTCGGAGGCGATCTTCTGGTCCTGCTTCAACTCTCAGGGCAGGGGGCGCGTACAACATCGGGAAGTGGATGGACTCATCCGATCGCCTTGGTTGACCCGCGGATCAACCGTTTGGTTGATTGGGCCCGAATACCGCGGAATCGGGGCAAAAGTGTCGGCGGACGAGGCTACGCTGGAGGGCATGCAGGGAGACGATTCGCCGCAAGCCACGCAGCAGCCCAGTGGCTCCGCCGTGATTTTGCGTGTCCTGCGCGTCAGCCTGCACGTCGGTTTCGCGGTGCTTTTGTTCGTGGCAGTCGTCAGGCTTGCGGCCGCGGGACTTTCCCCTTTTGCCACCGGGTCCGGCCTCGGCCTTGCGCTGCTACTGGCTGCCGTCTACCTCGTGGGGACGGTTCTCGAGAAAAGACGCGCCGGCAATCCCGAGCGCTTCGATCCGAAGCCTTACGCGCGCTGGTGGCTCGCCGTCGTTGGTTTCCTGTGGCTGCTGCTCATGCTCATCAGTCCGGATTTCGCTTGGATAGCTTTCCCGTTGTTCTTCCTGCAACTGCATATCTTGCCGCGGCGCTTGGCCCTCCCCGCCATAGCTGCCAGCACCGCACTGCTGATCGCGGCCATGTGGTTCCATAACCGTGGTGCCGGGGCGGATGCCTTTCAACTTGCCATGGTCCTCGGTCCTGTTTTCGGGGCGGCCTTCGCGGTTGTCACCGGCCTGGCGTATCGGGCGCTCTACGTCGAGGCAGAGAACCAGCGCCTCGCCGCTGAGGAATTGCGCCGCACCCGGGCCGAGCTGGCACGCAGCCAGCACGACGCCGGTGTGCTGGCTGAGCGCGAAAGACTTGCCCGCGAGATCCACGACACTCTGGCGCAGGGATTCTCGAGCATCGTCCTGATGGGGCGCTCGGCGGAGAAAGCCCTCGACGCCGGTGACAACGCCGCGGCCCGCGACCGACTCAGGACGGTCCGGGAGACAGCTGCCGGTAACCTTGCTGAGGCCCGCAATTTTGTCCGCGGACTCGGGTCACCGGAGTTGGACGAGTCCACCTTGGCTGACACTTTGCGGCGCCTCTGCGCCAAGACCGAGACCGAGGCCGCCGCCCGCGGAGCCACGTTGCACTGCCGATTCGAGCTCCAGGGCACGCCGGTGGCGCTTCCCAACCCTTACCAGACCACTTTGTTGCGCGCGGCTCAGTCTTCCTTGGCGAACGTGTGGGCGCATGCCCAGGCGAGCACCGCCGTCGTCACCTTGTCCTTCCTGGACGGCGAGGTGACCATGGACGTGTTCGACGACGGTGCTGGCTTCGATCCCGCAGCGGCCGCGGCCGCGGATACCCGCGGTGACGGAACCGGCGTCGGGCTCAAGAGCCTGCGCGAGCGCCTTACAGCACTGGATGGAACCCTCGACGTCGAGTCGGCTCCCGGTGAGGGGACTGTGATGGCAATCCGGCTGCCGCTGGGTACTGGCAACCCGGCTTTGGAGGCATCCCCATGACCGACAACATCAGGGTTTTGCTGGTTGACGATCATCCCGTGGTCCGCGCGGGGCTCCGCGCCATGCTTGCCGACTTCGAAGGCGTCCAAGTGGTGGCGGAAGCGGGCGACGGCGGCGCCGCGTTGGCAGAACTTTCGAAGCTCCATACGCTCGGCGAGCCCGTGGACGTGGTCCTCATGGATCTGCAAATGGGCTCGGGGATGGACGGCGTCACCGCCACGGGCAAGATCAAGGCCGGTGAAGCCGGGACTCCCCCGCCGCCGGTCCTGATCCTGACCACGTACGACAACGACGCCGACATCCTCGCCGCAGTAGAAGCCGGTGCCAGCGGATACATGCTCAAAGACGCGCCACCCGAGCAAATCCGACAGGCCGTGGTGTCTGCCGCAGCGGGTCAGACGGCCCTTGCACCCGAGGTTGCCGCCCGGCTCATGGGACGGATCCGCAATCCAGTGCACGCCCTGAGTGCACGTGAAGTCCAACTCGTGGAGCTCCTTGCCACTGGCATGAGCAACCGTGCGATGGCGAAGCAACTCTTCATTTCCGAGGCCACAGTCAAGACCCATTTAGTGCACATTTACGGCAAGCTGGGCGTCGACAACCGGACGGCGGCCATCGCAGCGGCAACCCAGCGCAGGATCATCCGGAGCCAATAGGGATTCGCGCGTAACCGAGCGCCTGAACCATCACAAAAGCGCAACGTGCTGCGCTTTGGATCATTCCTGTCGCTCCAAGAAGGCATAATGGCGCAAATGGGGAAAACCAAGAATCTTGTCCTGGGGCTTGCCGCCCTGATGATTGCCGGCTCGCTGACCGCTTGTGATGACGGCCGCTCGGGGGCGGAGGGCGCGGCCAAGCAGCTCGCGTCGTCCCTGGCAGCGCTTGACGTCGGATCGCTCGCCGTCGACGGCAAAGACGCCGCAGCGGCGAACGAGCAGCTCAAGGCCGTGTTTGCGGCCCTCGATCCGGCCAAGCCTTCCGTTGAAAGCGGCCCTGTGAAGCTCGACGGCGACAAAGCGTCGGTCCCGCTCAACTTCACGTGGAAGATCGGAACCGCGGAGTGGAAATACACCTCCCAGGCCGCACTGAAGAAATCCGGCGACAAATGGGCCGTCCAATGGACCACGACACTCCTGGAGCCGGACCTGAAGGACGGCGAAGTCCTCGACAAGACCGTCAACTCGCCCTCCAGAGCCGATATCCTCGGAGCGGGGGACGCCAAATTGGTCAGCTACCGTCCGGTGGTTCACGTGGGAATCGACAAGACAACGATCGGATCGGCTGATCCTGCAGCTTCTGCGGCGAAGCTCGCACAACTGGTCGGCGTGGACGAAGCCGCGTATGTGAAACAGGTCCAGGCGTCCGGCCCGCAGGCATTCGTCAGCGCCATCACCCTGCGCGAGGACGGAAACCGGACGGTGACGGACCAGCAGATTGCGGCGATTCCGGGCGCCCGTGCCATCCACGATTTTCTGCCCTTGGCACCGACCCGCGCCTTCGCCCGGGCCGTGTTGGGTACCGCGGCTGAGGCAAGCGCCGAACAGATCCAAAAGGCCGGGGGTGCCCTTAAGGTGGGAGACACCGTCGGAACCGGCGGCCTGCAGGAAC is part of the Arthrobacter ramosus genome and harbors:
- a CDS encoding sensor histidine kinase, with protein sequence MQGDDSPQATQQPSGSAVILRVLRVSLHVGFAVLLFVAVVRLAAAGLSPFATGSGLGLALLLAAVYLVGTVLEKRRAGNPERFDPKPYARWWLAVVGFLWLLLMLISPDFAWIAFPLFFLQLHILPRRLALPAIAASTALLIAAMWFHNRGAGADAFQLAMVLGPVFGAAFAVVTGLAYRALYVEAENQRLAAEELRRTRAELARSQHDAGVLAERERLAREIHDTLAQGFSSIVLMGRSAEKALDAGDNAAARDRLRTVRETAAGNLAEARNFVRGLGSPELDESTLADTLRRLCAKTETEAAARGATLHCRFELQGTPVALPNPYQTTLLRAAQSSLANVWAHAQASTAVVTLSFLDGEVTMDVFDDGAGFDPAAAAAADTRGDGTGVGLKSLRERLTALDGTLDVESAPGEGTVMAIRLPLGTGNPALEASP
- a CDS encoding response regulator, giving the protein MTDNIRVLLVDDHPVVRAGLRAMLADFEGVQVVAEAGDGGAALAELSKLHTLGEPVDVVLMDLQMGSGMDGVTATGKIKAGEAGTPPPPVLILTTYDNDADILAAVEAGASGYMLKDAPPEQIRQAVVSAAAGQTALAPEVAARLMGRIRNPVHALSAREVQLVELLATGMSNRAMAKQLFISEATVKTHLVHIYGKLGVDNRTAAIAAATQRRIIRSQ